Proteins encoded by one window of Labrus bergylta chromosome 2, fLabBer1.1, whole genome shotgun sequence:
- the egr3 gene encoding early growth response protein 3 isoform X1, translating into MTGKLAEKLPLTMSSLINTIPDSLYPEEDIPTSMNIFTSTESINHYSQMNTDNIMDLGMGSDKTSGEIQYGSSFQSNRSGQTVTYLGKFAFDTPPSGGIGGSGWCSDNNIISLVSAGILGVSPSPGTVTTQTSSSAASMGGQASDMEQVYGPPLPAYSTCSDLYQDQVSFHHSPATSTALAYPGNDYHSTSKAPMDGSLFSMIPDYNLFHHQGEVGVMEHKPFQTMDPIRVNPPPITPLETIRAFKDKQQIHPGFIGGQQHPPQHHPPPQTLTLKPIRPRKYPNRPSKTPVHERPHACPAENCDRRFSRSDELTRHLRIHTGHKPFQCRICMRSFSRSDHLTTHIRTHTGEKPFSCEFCGRKFARSDERKRHAKVHLKQKDKKPSDKGSGAAGSHSSPPSSCGGPTVGTS; encoded by the exons ATGACAGGGAAACTAGCGGAGAAGCTCCCTCTTACCATGAGCAGTTTAATAAACACGATCCCTGACAGTCTTTACCCAGAAGAGGACATTCCGACGTCTATGAACATTTTCACCAGTACGGAATCTATTAATCACTACTCACAGATGAACACAG ATAATATCATGGATCTGGGCATGGGAAGCGACAAGACATCAGGAGAGATTCAGTATGGCTCCAGCTTCCAGTCCAACCGCAGCGGGCAGACTGTCACCTATCTGGGGAAGTTTGCCTTTGACACCCCGCCGTCAGGTGGCATCGGCGGCTCTGGCTGGTgctctgacaacaacatcatcagCCTTGTCAGTGCGGGGATCCTGGGCGTTTCTCCATCACCTGGCACAGTAACGACACAGACATCATCCTCCGCAGCCAGCATGGGCGGACAGGCATCAGACATGGAGCAGGTATACGGTCCTCCGCTGCCTGCATACTCCACCTGTAGCGACCTGTACCAGGACCAGGTCTCCTTCCACCACAGCCCGGCCACCAGCACGGCACTTGCCTACCCCGGCAATGACTATCACTCCACATCTAAAGCCCCCATGGATGGCAGCCTTTTCTCCATGATCCCTGACTACAACCTTTTCCATCACCAGGGGGAGGTTGGAGTGATGGAGCACAAGCCCTTCCAGACAATGGACCCCATCCGTGTCAATCCCCCACCCATAACCCCCCTGGAGACCATCAGAGCATTTAAAGACAAGCAGCAGATTCACCCAGGTTTCATCGGCGGGCAGCAGCACCCTCCTCAGCACCACCCACCACCACAGACTCTCACCCTAAAGCCCATCCGACCAAGGAAGTACCCCAATCGTCCCAGCAAAACCCCTGTCCACGAACGTCCACATGCCTGTCCTGCAGAGAACTGTGACAGACGCTTCTCCCGCTCAGATGAGCTCACACGTCACTTACGCATCCACACAGGTCACAAACCCTTCCAGTGCAGAATATGCATGCGCTCCTTCAGCCGGAGCGACCACCTGACCACACATatccgcacacacacaggagagaaacccttctcCTGTGAGTTCTGTGGACGCAAGTTTGCCAGGAGTGACGAGAGAAAGAGACATGCAAAGGTTCACCTGAAACAGAAGGACAAGAAGCCATCTGATAAGGGCAGTGGGGCGGCTGGGAGCCACAGCTCGCCACCCAGCTCCTGTGGGGGTCCAACGGTGGGGACATCATGA
- the egr3 gene encoding early growth response protein 3 isoform X2 produces MDLGMGSDKTSGEIQYGSSFQSNRSGQTVTYLGKFAFDTPPSGGIGGSGWCSDNNIISLVSAGILGVSPSPGTVTTQTSSSAASMGGQASDMEQVYGPPLPAYSTCSDLYQDQVSFHHSPATSTALAYPGNDYHSTSKAPMDGSLFSMIPDYNLFHHQGEVGVMEHKPFQTMDPIRVNPPPITPLETIRAFKDKQQIHPGFIGGQQHPPQHHPPPQTLTLKPIRPRKYPNRPSKTPVHERPHACPAENCDRRFSRSDELTRHLRIHTGHKPFQCRICMRSFSRSDHLTTHIRTHTGEKPFSCEFCGRKFARSDERKRHAKVHLKQKDKKPSDKGSGAAGSHSSPPSSCGGPTVGTS; encoded by the coding sequence ATGGATCTGGGCATGGGAAGCGACAAGACATCAGGAGAGATTCAGTATGGCTCCAGCTTCCAGTCCAACCGCAGCGGGCAGACTGTCACCTATCTGGGGAAGTTTGCCTTTGACACCCCGCCGTCAGGTGGCATCGGCGGCTCTGGCTGGTgctctgacaacaacatcatcagCCTTGTCAGTGCGGGGATCCTGGGCGTTTCTCCATCACCTGGCACAGTAACGACACAGACATCATCCTCCGCAGCCAGCATGGGCGGACAGGCATCAGACATGGAGCAGGTATACGGTCCTCCGCTGCCTGCATACTCCACCTGTAGCGACCTGTACCAGGACCAGGTCTCCTTCCACCACAGCCCGGCCACCAGCACGGCACTTGCCTACCCCGGCAATGACTATCACTCCACATCTAAAGCCCCCATGGATGGCAGCCTTTTCTCCATGATCCCTGACTACAACCTTTTCCATCACCAGGGGGAGGTTGGAGTGATGGAGCACAAGCCCTTCCAGACAATGGACCCCATCCGTGTCAATCCCCCACCCATAACCCCCCTGGAGACCATCAGAGCATTTAAAGACAAGCAGCAGATTCACCCAGGTTTCATCGGCGGGCAGCAGCACCCTCCTCAGCACCACCCACCACCACAGACTCTCACCCTAAAGCCCATCCGACCAAGGAAGTACCCCAATCGTCCCAGCAAAACCCCTGTCCACGAACGTCCACATGCCTGTCCTGCAGAGAACTGTGACAGACGCTTCTCCCGCTCAGATGAGCTCACACGTCACTTACGCATCCACACAGGTCACAAACCCTTCCAGTGCAGAATATGCATGCGCTCCTTCAGCCGGAGCGACCACCTGACCACACATatccgcacacacacaggagagaaacccttctcCTGTGAGTTCTGTGGACGCAAGTTTGCCAGGAGTGACGAGAGAAAGAGACATGCAAAGGTTCACCTGAAACAGAAGGACAAGAAGCCATCTGATAAGGGCAGTGGGGCGGCTGGGAGCCACAGCTCGCCACCCAGCTCCTGTGGGGGTCCAACGGTGGGGACATCATGA